In Mercurialis annua linkage group LG5, ddMerAnnu1.2, whole genome shotgun sequence, a single genomic region encodes these proteins:
- the LOC126681152 gene encoding uncharacterized protein LOC126681152, whose protein sequence is MSSSLHRPPSEESDEDYLHTLLASTRPFLRGELVSIDKNLPSLVAVLHSAGAGECWHRNGSFLEHLFDTYRILKIWKAPDSVCLCGLFHSAYSNSYVNLAIFDPNTGRDVVRGHVGEAAERLIHLFCVVPRQPLIHDDLLFKYSDSELAEHLILSEMSLKNAKEKDLFHGEEESWRKKLNSLLPAEGITVKHIKTGEDFIVTRRMAAVFLMMTIADFSDQFFSYQDVMFENYDGRLEFKGSNFENCLWPGDGKPGLWMNSVSRMGAIYTLIRREEEIFIEERKSRGGIEVDEARDETIELVVPPVFDKCTKILDAKEQVEARDLYWKGVCEMSQKNSEELLERSIEKNPYVGEPHVVLGQVYMLKGRFEEAERVAERGVRLLLEWGSPWDKRMSWEGWVAWGRLVLMKAKEKSWPDSTWGMVNLGLVR, encoded by the coding sequence ATGTCCTCTTCACTCCACCGTCCGCCTTCTGAAGAATCCGACGAAGATTATCTCCATACTCTGTTGGCTTCTACTCGCCCTTTCCTTCGTGGAGAGCTGGTCTCCATCGACAAGAATCTCCCCTCCTTGGTTGCAGTCTTGCATTCTGCTGGCGCGGGAGAGTGTTGGCACAGGAATGGCAGCTTTCTGGAGCATTTATTCGACACCTATCGCATTCTCAAGATCTGGAAAGCTCCGGACTCCGTCTGTCTTTGTGGCCTCTTCCATTCTGCTTATTCCAATTCTTACGTCAATCTCGCCATCTTTGATCCTAATACAGGACGCGACGTGGTACGTGGACATGTTGGTGAGGCTGCAGAGAGGCTGATTCACTTGTTCTGCGTCGTTCCTCGCCAACCCTTGATCCATGACGATCTCTTGTTCAAGTATTCGGACTCTGAACTCGCCGAACACCTTATTCTATCCGagatgtccctgaaaaatgcGAAGGAGAAGGACCTTTTTCATGGAGAGGAAGAATCCTGGAGGAAGAAACTCAATTCTCTTTTGCCTGCTGAAGGCATCACTGTCAAACATATCAAGACTGGCGAAGATTTTATTGTAACGAGAAGAATGGCGGCTGTTTTTCTGATGATGACCATTGCAGATTTCAGCGACCAATTTTTCAGTTATCAGGATGTGATGTTCGAAAATTATGATGGCAGGCTCGAGTTCAAAGGTAGTAATTTCGAGAATTGTCTGTGGCCTGGTGATGGCAAGCCCGGGCTATGGATGAATTCGGTATCAAGAATGGGCGCCATTTACACTCTGATAAGGCGAGAGGAGGAGATTTTCATCGAGGAGAGGAAAAGCAGGGGCGGAATTGAGGTAGACGAAGCGAGGGACGAAACTATAGAGCTCGTAGTTCCGCCCGTGTTTGATAAGTGCACTAAGATTTTAGATGCAAAAGAGCAAGTAGAGGCAAGGGACTTGTACTGGAAAGGGGTTTGTGAAATGTCCCAAAAGAACTCTGAAGAATTGCTGGAGCGTAGTATCGAAAAGAACCCGTATGTTGGAGAGCCGCATGTGGTGTTGGGTCAGGTGTATATGTTGAAAGGGAGGTTTGAGGAGGCAGAGAGAGTGGCGGAGAGGGGGGTGAGGCTGCTGTTGGAGTGGGGGAGCCCCTGGGACAAGAGGATGTCATGGGAAGGATGGGTTGCTTGGGGTAGATTAGTTCTGATGAAGGCTAAAGAAAAGTCGTGGCCTGACTCTACTTGGGGCATGGTTAATTTAGGCCTTGTCAGATAA
- the LOC126683292 gene encoding high mobility group B protein 7-like: protein MAKKKTEAEESSTTSAANTMIRGKDGSAFTKCEECKKDVPVALISMHSCSFEAKIKMNLEAQVVAKPAEPKKKSAERKKSTSTEPKAKKAKKENKGDNPNKLKRPPTAFFIFLNDFRKAFKEANPDSKDVKRVAKEGGEKWKTMTDEEKKHYMDKATELKAEYQKALEQTNDADNDDEGVADKGDGEQEEHEVSDEE from the exons ATGGCAAAGAAAAAAACGGAGGCTGAAGAATCTTCCACTACTTCCGCCGCTAATACCATGATTCGCGGCAAAGACGGCAGTGCTTTTACCAAATG CGAAGAATGCAAGAAGGATGTGCCGGTGGCTCTTATAAGTATGCACAGCTGTAGCTTTGAAGCTAAAATCAAGATGAATTTAG AGGCTCAAGTTGTGGCAAAGCCTGCTGAGCCTAAGAAGAAATCTGCTGAAAG GAAGAAATCAACATCAACAGAACCCAAGGCGAAGAAAGCTAAGAAAGAGAACAAGGGCGACAATCCTAACAAGCTCAAACGCCCTCCGACCgccttcttcatcttctt GAACGACTTTAGGAAAGCCTTTAAAGAAGCAAATCCTGATTCTAAGGATGTTAAAAGG GTTGCAAAGGAAGGTGGTGAGAAATGGAAAACTATGACTGATGAA GAGAAGAAGCATTATATGGATAAAGCTACTGAGCTCAAGGCTGAGTATCAAAAGGCTTTGGAACAAACTAATGATGCTGACAATGAT GATGAAGGGGTTGCAGATAAGGGAGATGGTGAGCAGGAGGAGCATGAAGTATCTGATGAAGAGTAA
- the LOC126680602 gene encoding DNA damage-repair/toleration protein DRT100, translated as MQILGWVFKLFFLYSVFSVFSISLARRVCSDADRAALVAFKTRIMVDTTEILSSWTGTDCCSGDWEGVQCNDATGRVTGLVLQGSNRDSHRYMRGTLSPSLGSLSFLEVMAISGMKHIAGPIPETFATLTRLTQLILEDNSLQGNIPRSLGSLSNLNTLSLSGNRLVGQIPPSIGDLRKIQILGLSRNSLTGSIPITFRNLVSLQSLELSFNLLSGSIPDSLRQFQNLTFLDLSNNRLSGQLPTSMFNLAKLQDLSLDHNQLTGNIPSQIASLNSLTRLSLSSNQLTGRIPESISTLQNLWYLNLSRNALTEPPPLMQSGGLPSLLSVDLSYNNLSLGTIPNWITEKTLSAVHLAGCKLRGNLPNFAKPDSLSSIDLSDNYFTGGISGYFDSMTSLQRLKLSNNQFKLDLLEIQLPDGISSVELQMNQLTGSLSRILNNRTSSFLETLDVSGNQISGTIPEFVEGLGLRVLNIGSNHIGGLLPGSVSNLIELEKLDVSRNRITGTIPTSLGLISNLQWLDLSINALTGTIPTSLLGIKSLRHANFRANRLCGEIPQGRPYNIFPIKAYAHNQCLCGKPLPPCRGRKQESTGQ; from the coding sequence ATGCAGATTCTTGGATGGGTTTTTAAGCTCTTTTTCTTATATTCAGTATTCAGCGTGTTCTCGATCTCGCTTGCTCGTCGCGTTTGCTCGGATGCGGATAGGGCAGCTCTTGTTGCATTCAAAACAAGAATAATGGTGGACACTACAGAGATTTTATCTTCATGGACAGGGACAGACTGCTGCAGCGGAGATTGGGAAGGTGTTCAGTGCAACGACGCTACTGGGAGAGTAACAGGGCTTGTGTTGCAAGGATCCAATAGAGACAGCCATCGTTACATGAGGGGCACTTTGTCGCCTTCTCTGGGCAGTTTGTCTTTCCTAGAGGTGATGGCGATAAGCGGCATGAAACATATTGCAGGTCCCATTCCTGAAACCTTTGCTACTCTCACTCGCCTCACGCAGTTAATCCTCGAAGATAATTCTCTTCAAGGGAACATTCCTCGTTCTTTGGGGAGTCTCTCCAATCTCAATACCCTCTCACTCAGTGGGAATCGCCTGGTCGGACAGATTCCTCCAAGCATTGGGGATTTAAGAAAGATCCAAATTTTAGGTTTATCAAGAAATTCTTTAACAGGTTCTATCCCAATCACTTTCAGAAATCTTGTCAGCTTGCAATCTCTCGAGCTTAGTTTCAATTTGTTGTCTGGGTCCATTCCAGATAGTCTTAGGCAGTTTCAAAACCTTACTTTCTTAGACTTGTCTAATAACAGATTGTCAGGCCAACTACCAACTTCCATGTTCAACTTGGCCAAACTTCAGGATCTGTCCTTGGACCACAACCAGCTGACAGGAAATATTCCCAGTCAGATTGCTAGCCTAAATTCGCTAACCCGTCTTTCTTTGAGTTCTAATCAGCTCACTGGTCGAATTCCAGAGTCTATTTCAACATTACAGAATCTTTGGTACCTTAACTTATCTAGAAATGCACTCACTGAGCCGCCACCACTTATGCAGAGCGGAGGGCTTCCTTCTCTATTATCGGTAGACCTGTCTTACAACAATCTCAGTTTAGGGACAATTCCTAATTGGATCACTGAAAAAACACTTTCAGCTGTCCATCTAGCTGGCTGCAAACTTAGAGGAAACCTTCCGAATTTTGCAAAACCAGATTCTTTGAGTTCCATAGACCTGTCAGATAACTATTTTACAGGTGGTATTTCTGGCTACTTTGACAGTATGACTAGTTTGCAGAGACTCAAGCTCTCAAACAACCAATTCAAGTTGGACCTTTTGGAGATCCAACTGCCAGATGGGATTTCCTCTGTTGAGCTCCAAATGAATCAGCTTACTGGGTCTTTGTCGAGGATCCTAAACAACAGAACAAGCAGCTTTTTAGAGACATTAGATGTATCAGGCAACCAAATTTCTGGCACAATACCGGAATTCGTTGAAGGATTGGGCTTGAGAGTCCTCAACATTGGAAGCAATCACATTGGAGGCCTCCTTCCTGGTTCAGTCTCAAACTTGATTGAACTAGAAAAGTTAGATGTCTCCAGGAATCGTATAACAGGAACCATTCCTACAAGCCTGGGGCTAATATCAAATCTTCAATGGCTTGACCTATCCATCAACGCCCTCACAGGGACAATCCCAACTAGCTTGTTGGGAATCAAAAGCCTAAGGCATGCAAATTTTAGAGCCAACAGACTATGTGGCGAGATCCCACAAGGTAGGCCTTATAATATCTTCCCTATAAAAGCATATGCTCACAACCAATGCCTATGTGGAAAACCTTTGCCTCCATGTAGAGGCAGGAAACAAGAAAGTACGGGCCAGTGA